In Marivirga salinae, a single window of DNA contains:
- the sufB gene encoding Fe-S cluster assembly protein SufB — translation MSKDDQILEEFASKEYEHGWTVDFEADSAPPGLNEDIVRFISAKKEEPEWLLEWRLKAYRNWRKMAEPKWANVHYPKPDFENIIYYSAPKAKDKPKSLDEVDPEMRKTFERLGISLTEQKRLTGVAVDAVMDSVSVGTTFKKQLGELGIIFCSFSEAVKEHPELVKKYIGSVVPSNDNFYAALNSAVFSDGSFCYIPKGVRCPVELSTYFRINAANTGQFERTLIVAEDDSYVSYLEGCTAPMRDENQLHAAVVEIYAAKNAEVKYSTVQNWYPGDKNGKGGIYNFVTKRGICAGDYAKIAWTQVETGSAVTWKYPSCILKGDYSQGEFYSVAVTNNMQQADTGTKMIHIGKNTKSRIVSKGVSGGKSQNSYRGLVEIHKRAENSRNFSQCDSLLMGDKCGAHTFPYIEIKNKSAQVEHEATTSKIGEDQIFYCQQRGIDEESAVALIVNGYCKEVLNNLPMEFAVEAQKLLALTLEGSVG, via the coding sequence ATGAGTAAAGACGATCAAATACTGGAAGAATTCGCCTCTAAGGAATATGAGCATGGTTGGACAGTAGATTTTGAAGCAGACTCAGCGCCTCCGGGCCTAAACGAAGATATAGTACGTTTTATTTCTGCAAAAAAAGAAGAGCCAGAATGGCTTCTAGAGTGGAGATTGAAAGCATATAGAAATTGGAGAAAAATGGCAGAGCCTAAATGGGCTAATGTTCATTACCCAAAACCCGATTTCGAAAATATAATATACTACTCTGCACCTAAAGCAAAGGATAAACCTAAAAGCTTAGATGAAGTAGATCCTGAAATGAGAAAAACCTTCGAAAGATTGGGGATTTCTCTAACGGAGCAAAAAAGATTAACTGGTGTTGCGGTAGATGCCGTAATGGATTCAGTTTCTGTTGGAACTACATTCAAAAAGCAATTAGGAGAATTAGGAATCATATTTTGTTCATTCAGTGAGGCAGTAAAAGAGCATCCTGAATTGGTAAAAAAATACATTGGTTCGGTTGTTCCTTCTAATGACAACTTTTACGCAGCTTTAAACTCAGCTGTATTCTCAGATGGTTCATTTTGTTATATTCCAAAAGGAGTGAGATGTCCAGTTGAGCTTTCAACTTATTTTAGAATTAATGCTGCCAATACAGGTCAGTTCGAGAGAACTTTGATCGTGGCAGAGGATGATTCTTATGTGAGTTACCTAGAAGGTTGTACAGCCCCTATGCGTGATGAAAATCAATTACATGCGGCAGTAGTGGAGATTTACGCAGCTAAAAATGCTGAGGTAAAATATTCTACTGTACAGAACTGGTATCCTGGTGACAAAAATGGTAAAGGTGGTATTTATAACTTCGTAACCAAAAGAGGAATTTGCGCTGGTGATTACGCGAAAATTGCATGGACTCAAGTTGAGACTGGTTCTGCCGTTACATGGAAATATCCTAGCTGTATCTTAAAAGGAGATTATTCTCAAGGTGAATTTTACTCTGTTGCAGTTACTAACAACATGCAACAAGCCGATACAGGAACTAAAATGATTCATATCGGGAAAAATACCAAAAGTAGAATCGTTTCCAAAGGGGTTTCTGGAGGTAAAAGCCAAAACTCATACAGAGGATTGGTTGAAATTCATAAAAGAGCTGAGAATTCAAGAAACTTCTCTCAATGTGACTCTTTATTAATGGGTGACAAATGTGGAGCGCATACATTCCCATATATAGAAATCAAAAACAAATCTGCGCAAGTAGAACATGAGGCAACCACCTCAAAAATTGGTGAAGACCAGATTTTCTACTGTCAGCAAAGAGGAATTGATGAGGAAAGTGCTGTTGCATTGATTGTGAATGGTTACTGTAAAGAAGTATTGAATAATCTACCAATGGAGTTCGCAGTTGAGGCACAGAAATTATTAGCCTTAACTTTGGAAGGTTCTGTTGGGTAA
- the sufC gene encoding Fe-S cluster assembly ATPase SufC: protein MLSIKNLHASIEGKEILKGINLEVKPGEVHAIMGPNGSGKSTLASVLAGREDYTVDSGEITFKGNDLLELEADERAKEGVFLAFQYPIEIPGVTTTNFMKTALNKIREHKGLEPLDAVSFLKMMKEKMKLVEIDQALLSRSLNEGFSGGEKKRNEIFQMAMLEPTLSILDETDSGLDIDALRIVANGVNKLKNEDNATVVVTHYQRLLDYIVPDFVHVLFDGKIVKTGGKELAHKLEEKGYDWIKEEAGVA from the coding sequence ATGTTATCAATTAAAAATTTACATGCCTCAATTGAAGGCAAAGAAATATTAAAAGGCATCAACTTGGAAGTGAAGCCAGGTGAAGTTCATGCTATCATGGGACCAAATGGTTCTGGAAAAAGTACTTTAGCTTCTGTTTTAGCAGGTAGAGAAGATTATACAGTGGATTCAGGTGAAATCACCTTCAAAGGAAACGATTTATTGGAATTAGAGGCAGACGAAAGAGCTAAAGAAGGTGTTTTCTTAGCATTTCAATATCCAATTGAAATCCCAGGTGTTACAACAACCAACTTTATGAAAACGGCTTTGAACAAAATTCGTGAGCATAAAGGATTGGAGCCATTAGACGCTGTTTCTTTCTTGAAAATGATGAAAGAGAAAATGAAATTGGTAGAAATTGACCAAGCTTTATTGAGCCGTTCTTTAAATGAAGGTTTCTCTGGTGGTGAAAAGAAAAGAAATGAAATCTTCCAAATGGCCATGTTAGAGCCTACCCTTTCTATCCTCGATGAAACTGATTCAGGATTGGATATTGATGCTTTGCGCATAGTTGCAAATGGAGTTAATAAATTAAAGAATGAGGATAATGCAACAGTCGTAGTAACACATTATCAGAGGTTATTGGATTATATCGTTCCTGATTTCGTTCATGTTTTATTTGACGGTAAAATCGTTAAAACTGGCGGAAAAGAACTAGCGCATAAGCTGGAAGAAAAAGGTTACGATTGGATTAAGGAAGAAGCAGGCGTTGCATAA
- the sufD gene encoding Fe-S cluster assembly protein SufD codes for MSKLIKEDIDKFFIGQFDAFENSLNGESKKPLHAKRKQAIDNFKALGFPHAKHEEYKYSNIAKIFGKLFNVENLSDDSFSLSLDEASRYFIPELDAIRLVFVNGVLDNKLSDMETLPKGVYIQAIKTAADDYAEDFEKHFNTHEIEGADNFSELNTAFTNGGVFVKIEANAVVETPIACYYFNDAKNADVISQPRNLVIAEKNSQASLIESYVTLGENTSFTNAVTEIVVEDDCVFNYYKYQNESDQAIQVGATMVHQLGKSVFNGVTLSLNGAMLRNNLNIAIHKEHSETNMYGLYLLDGKTHVDNHTVVDHKVPNCESNEMYKGILDGQSRGVFNGKIFVRQDAQKTNAFQSNRNVVLSDDAEVDTKPQLEIWADDVQCSHGATVGQLDLDQLFYLRARGIDKQTAKSMLLNAFASDVLSNIKIEAFRTLIEGKINERL; via the coding sequence ATGAGTAAATTGATTAAAGAAGATATAGATAAATTTTTCATCGGGCAATTTGATGCTTTTGAAAACTCTTTGAACGGAGAAAGTAAAAAGCCATTGCATGCCAAAAGGAAACAAGCCATTGATAATTTCAAAGCACTTGGTTTTCCTCACGCAAAGCATGAAGAATATAAATACAGTAATATAGCTAAGATTTTTGGAAAGCTTTTCAATGTTGAAAATCTGTCTGATGATAGTTTTTCACTAAGCTTAGATGAAGCTTCCAGATATTTTATTCCTGAGTTGGATGCCATTCGTTTGGTGTTCGTAAATGGAGTATTGGATAATAAATTATCAGATATGGAGACACTCCCAAAAGGAGTGTATATCCAAGCGATCAAAACTGCAGCAGATGATTATGCTGAAGATTTTGAGAAGCATTTCAACACACATGAAATCGAAGGCGCTGATAATTTTTCTGAATTGAATACGGCTTTCACCAATGGTGGGGTTTTCGTTAAGATAGAAGCCAATGCTGTGGTTGAAACACCAATAGCTTGCTACTATTTTAATGATGCGAAAAATGCAGATGTTATCAGTCAGCCGAGAAATTTGGTAATTGCTGAGAAGAACAGCCAAGCTTCATTGATTGAGTCTTATGTTACTTTAGGTGAAAATACAAGTTTTACCAATGCTGTAACTGAGATTGTGGTGGAAGACGATTGTGTTTTCAATTACTATAAATACCAAAATGAATCTGATCAGGCTATTCAAGTGGGTGCCACTATGGTGCATCAACTAGGAAAGTCTGTTTTTAATGGCGTTACTTTAAGTTTAAATGGAGCCATGCTTCGAAACAACTTAAACATTGCCATACATAAGGAGCATTCAGAAACCAATATGTACGGATTGTATCTATTGGACGGAAAAACTCATGTTGACAATCATACGGTAGTGGATCATAAAGTACCGAATTGCGAAAGTAATGAGATGTACAAGGGTATTTTGGATGGTCAATCAAGAGGTGTTTTCAATGGTAAAATATTTGTAAGGCAAGACGCTCAGAAAACAAACGCATTTCAATCAAATAGAAATGTTGTGCTTTCTGATGATGCTGAAGTGGATACTAAACCACAATTAGAGATTTGGGCAGATGATGTTCAATGTTCTCATGGTGCCACAGTAGGGCAATTGGATTTAGACCAATTATTTTACTTAAGAGCCAGAGGAATTGACAAGCAAACAGCAAAATCAATGTTATTGAATGCTTTTGCTTCAGATGTTTTAAGCAACATTAAAATAGAAGCTTTCAGAACTTTAATTGAAGGCAAGATTAACGAGAGATTATAA
- a CDS encoding aminotransferase class V-fold PLP-dependent enzyme: MSTAVAPKLDIQKTRKDFPILEQKVNGKPLIYFDNAATTQKPKQVIEAISEYYEGYNANIHRGLHSLAEKATTAFEESRTVFQKFINAAEVEEVIFTKGTTDGINLIANAYGRKFLQKGDEILITAMEHHSNIVPWQMIAEEKGAILKVVPVNAKGEISLEDVDQLITDKTKIVSVVYASNSLGTVNPVKEIAKLAHSKNAVMVVDGAQASSHCKVDVQDLDCDFYATSGHKMYGPTGCGILYGKRAILEEMTPYQGGGEMIQNVSFEKTTYNDIPYKFEAGTPNIADVVALKHAAEYIDALGKDNIMAHEQALTQHAHDRLSEVPGINFYGTAADKVSVVSFTINNVHPYDAGMMLDAKGIAVRTGHHCTQPLMDHFGIEGTIRASFSVYNTIEEIDFFADSLKDIVAKFS, from the coding sequence ATGAGCACAGCAGTAGCACCAAAATTAGATATTCAAAAAACCAGAAAAGACTTTCCCATCCTTGAGCAAAAGGTGAATGGTAAGCCTTTGATCTATTTTGACAATGCTGCTACTACTCAAAAGCCAAAGCAGGTTATTGAGGCTATCTCTGAATATTATGAAGGTTACAATGCCAATATTCACAGAGGCTTACATTCATTAGCCGAAAAAGCAACTACAGCCTTTGAAGAAAGTAGAACGGTTTTTCAAAAGTTCATCAATGCTGCAGAAGTAGAAGAAGTTATTTTCACCAAAGGTACTACGGATGGAATCAATCTGATCGCCAATGCTTACGGAAGAAAATTCCTTCAAAAAGGTGATGAAATTTTAATCACAGCCATGGAGCATCATTCTAATATAGTGCCTTGGCAAATGATAGCCGAAGAAAAAGGTGCTATTTTGAAAGTTGTTCCTGTGAATGCCAAAGGTGAAATTTCACTTGAGGATGTGGATCAACTGATAACTGATAAAACTAAGATTGTATCGGTAGTGTATGCTTCTAATTCATTAGGGACTGTTAATCCTGTTAAAGAAATTGCAAAACTGGCGCATTCTAAAAATGCTGTAATGGTAGTCGATGGAGCGCAAGCTTCCTCTCATTGCAAAGTGGATGTACAAGATTTGGATTGTGATTTTTATGCAACCTCTGGTCATAAAATGTACGGCCCCACAGGTTGTGGAATTCTTTACGGTAAAAGAGCCATTTTAGAAGAAATGACGCCCTATCAAGGCGGTGGGGAAATGATTCAAAATGTGAGTTTCGAGAAAACCACTTACAATGACATTCCTTACAAATTTGAAGCTGGCACACCTAACATAGCTGATGTAGTAGCATTGAAACATGCTGCTGAATACATTGATGCTCTTGGAAAAGATAATATTATGGCTCATGAACAAGCCTTGACCCAACATGCTCATGATAGATTATCAGAAGTTCCAGGTATTAATTTTTATGGTACCGCAGCAGATAAGGTAAGTGTAGTTTCTTTCACAATCAATAACGTGCATCCATATGATGCTGGAATGATGCTGGATGCAAAAGGAATTGCAGTGAGAACTGGACATCATTGTACACAACCTTTAATGGATCATTTCGGAATTGAAGGAACGATTAGGGCTTCCTTCTCTGTTTACAATACAATAGAAGAAATTGATTTTTTTGCAGATTCATTAAAAGATATAGTAGCAAAATTTAGCTAA
- a CDS encoding SufE family protein, with translation MADNTINTKQDEIIEQFSMLDGDMEMMIGYLMELGEKLPEMPESLKTEDNIVKGCQSKVWLTAEENEGKLHFQADSNTAITKGLVSLLVSILNNGKIDDVLNADLYFVHKIGMNRFIGTQRSNGFLSMIKQIKMYALAYKTKLENEA, from the coding sequence ATGGCTGATAATACAATCAACACAAAACAAGACGAAATAATTGAACAGTTTTCCATGTTGGATGGTGACATGGAAATGATGATAGGTTATTTGATGGAACTTGGTGAAAAGCTTCCTGAAATGCCCGAATCATTAAAAACTGAAGATAATATAGTAAAAGGTTGCCAATCGAAGGTATGGTTAACTGCAGAAGAAAATGAGGGGAAACTTCATTTTCAAGCAGATAGCAATACCGCCATTACAAAAGGATTGGTAAGCTTATTAGTTTCTATTTTGAACAATGGAAAAATAGATGATGTCTTAAATGCAGATTTATATTTTGTCCATAAAATAGGGATGAATCGTTTTATCGGGACGCAAAGATCAAATGGATTTTTATCCATGATTAAACAAATCAAAATGTATGCGTTAGCGTATAAAACAAAATTAGAAAACGAAGCTTAA
- a CDS encoding SUF system Fe-S cluster assembly protein has product MSEETKFEKKTEVPNLRDKVLEAIKSVYDPEIPVDIYELGLIYEVNVYPVNNVYILMTLTSPSCPAAEEIPSEVEMKVKSIEGVSDVKVELTFDPPYSQEMMSEAAKLELGFM; this is encoded by the coding sequence ATGTCAGAAGAAACAAAATTTGAAAAGAAAACAGAAGTACCCAATTTAAGAGATAAAGTGCTGGAAGCCATCAAGTCAGTTTATGACCCGGAAATTCCAGTTGATATTTACGAATTGGGCTTGATATATGAAGTAAATGTATACCCAGTGAATAATGTATATATCCTGATGACTTTAACTTCTCCCTCCTGCCCTGCTGCGGAAGAAATTCCAAGTGAGGTAGAAATGAAAGTGAAATCTATTGAAGGAGTAAGCGATGTAAAGGTTGAATTGACATTTGATCCACCTTACTCTCAGGAAATGATGAGCGAGGCAGCGAAGCTGGAATTGGGCTTTATGTAG
- a CDS encoding BrxA/BrxB family bacilliredoxin: protein MYPEELVAPMRADLTEVGFEEFKTADQVAEHLKDHKGTSLMVINSVCGCAAGAARPGVKWAVQQSPKKPDNLTTVFAGVDQEAVAKARELTAPYPPSSPSIALFKDGELVHFVERHHIEGRTAEMIGNHLVQVFEEYC from the coding sequence ATGTATCCTGAAGAATTAGTGGCACCAATGCGTGCAGATTTAACAGAAGTTGGTTTTGAAGAATTCAAAACAGCTGATCAGGTGGCTGAGCACCTAAAAGACCATAAAGGGACTTCTTTAATGGTTATCAATTCAGTATGTGGTTGTGCTGCAGGTGCAGCTAGACCAGGCGTTAAATGGGCAGTACAACAAAGCCCGAAGAAGCCTGATAATTTGACTACTGTTTTTGCTGGGGTTGACCAAGAAGCAGTTGCAAAAGCAAGAGAGTTAACAGCTCCTTATCCGCCATCGTCACCTTCTATCGCTTTATTTAAAGACGGTGAATTGGTTCACTTTGTAGAAAGACACCACATAGAAGGAAGAACTGCTGAGATGATTGGAAATCATTTGGTGCAGGTTTTTGAAGAGTATTGTTAA
- a CDS encoding amidase family protein, whose amino-acid sequence MKKLYYLLILGLWACENKPDTKIDTWIPYDETAIISKNAEHESEYMRYKLIQSKVSDRNDLWKQIEPQISDFTAEDYERLKPLVLEQDMMSMQNAISEGKLSYKELTQWYLYRIVLFENDSLSTLNNIISINPDAVQEAIARDEQISEDIHPIYGMPILLKDNINFEGIPTTAGAVALQYNMTDDAHIVKRLENSGAIILGKSSLSEWANFLCDGCPNGYNAIGGQTLNPYGRGEFDTGGSSSGSGSAVAANFSAGAIGTETSGSILSPSSSNSIVGLKPTVGLLSRGGIVPISSTLDTPGPMTRNVMDNAIMLSALTGEDAKDKVTMGKSPDIEYWKSLTESNLEGMRLGVMKGFMEDSLYKANIIQLEKLGAELVEVEAPEVDLSGFLTLLNLDMKADLPHYFENYAGPSVEFESIQDIIDFNLADSATRIPYGHARFLGIVNDSTSAEAFDSLKSRLMSEGRRYFEIMMNENNLDAVLSINNWSAGYAAVAHHPALTVPMGYEKNGQPKGITFIAEPFSEEKLLKIAYAFEKATKARKIPADYR is encoded by the coding sequence ATGAAAAAATTATACTACTTATTGATATTGGGGCTTTGGGCATGTGAAAATAAGCCGGATACAAAGATTGATACATGGATCCCATATGATGAAACTGCTATAATATCAAAAAATGCTGAGCACGAATCAGAATACATGCGCTATAAATTGATTCAGTCAAAAGTGAGTGATAGAAACGATTTATGGAAGCAAATTGAGCCTCAGATCAGTGATTTTACAGCCGAAGATTATGAGCGTTTGAAGCCATTAGTACTTGAGCAAGATATGATGAGCATGCAAAACGCTATATCTGAAGGAAAACTAAGCTATAAAGAATTAACCCAATGGTATTTGTATAGAATTGTTCTTTTTGAAAATGATAGTTTAAGTACTTTAAATAATATAATATCGATTAATCCGGATGCTGTTCAAGAAGCAATTGCTAGAGACGAGCAGATATCCGAAGATATTCATCCGATTTATGGAATGCCGATTTTATTAAAAGACAATATCAATTTCGAAGGGATTCCTACCACAGCTGGAGCAGTGGCACTTCAATATAATATGACGGATGATGCACATATCGTAAAGCGATTGGAAAACAGTGGCGCTATTATTTTAGGGAAATCCAGCTTAAGTGAATGGGCTAATTTCCTTTGTGATGGTTGTCCGAATGGATATAATGCTATCGGTGGACAAACTTTAAATCCATATGGAAGAGGAGAGTTCGATACTGGTGGTTCTAGTTCAGGAAGTGGTTCGGCAGTTGCTGCAAATTTTTCAGCTGGAGCAATTGGAACAGAAACTTCAGGCTCTATTTTATCGCCATCGAGTTCTAATTCAATTGTAGGATTAAAACCAACAGTTGGTTTATTAAGCAGGGGAGGGATAGTACCGATTTCAAGCACTTTAGACACACCTGGCCCTATGACCAGAAATGTAATGGATAATGCCATCATGCTATCAGCTTTAACTGGTGAGGATGCTAAAGATAAGGTAACTATGGGGAAATCTCCTGATATAGAATACTGGAAGTCATTAACAGAAAGCAATTTGGAAGGTATGCGATTGGGCGTGATGAAAGGTTTTATGGAAGATTCTTTATACAAAGCCAATATTATACAACTTGAAAAGCTAGGTGCAGAGTTAGTTGAGGTTGAAGCTCCAGAAGTGGATTTATCTGGTTTCCTTACTTTGCTAAATTTAGATATGAAAGCTGATCTGCCTCATTATTTTGAAAACTACGCTGGTCCAAGTGTGGAATTTGAATCCATTCAGGATATTATTGATTTTAATTTGGCAGATTCAGCTACGCGAATCCCTTATGGCCACGCCAGATTCCTAGGGATCGTAAATGATAGTACTTCAGCGGAGGCTTTTGACAGCTTGAAATCTCGCTTAATGAGTGAAGGAAGAAGGTATTTTGAAATCATGATGAATGAAAATAATTTGGATGCTGTATTATCCATTAATAACTGGAGCGCTGGATATGCAGCTGTAGCTCATCATCCGGCTTTAACGGTTCCTATGGGTTATGAGAAAAATGGTCAGCCAAAAGGCATAACCTTTATTGCGGAGCCTTTTTCAGAGGAGAAGTTATTGAAAATTGCTTATGCTTTTGAAAAAGCGACTAAGGCTAGAAAGATTCCTGCTGATTATAGGTAA
- a CDS encoding polymorphic toxin type 23 domain-containing protein yields the protein MIFNKSNSFSKKGGSGPTIIFYFVLLFLSVYLNTAIAQEHYSEGKSLQYYLRGGLSLQFGSHQNRVGINLSTSLGQSYANISFRYDLLYTFKDLGYYEKSFQHIVGLKFATAFEEKLINFRPIINSPFSSQAFYEFHYQYRYYFNKWNTNQPTGEIGLNFGHFFLHHENDLLAAKSVDKFRTAAMRIGYQDSIHSIATSFIFWTGNKDHPNTKRINSSKFSRYGYFDLSDTPFGKYSHGILDIDFSRQLPFANQIRFSVGYDHEKIRNSIQNKFMHDLPIWPRKWNTAKSRHVPMVDQDGNSFLYKENQELREGQFYWGIFLNSPNFY from the coding sequence ATGATATTCAATAAATCAAATTCCTTTTCCAAAAAAGGAGGGTCAGGGCCTACAATCATCTTTTATTTCGTACTCTTATTTTTAAGTGTTTATCTTAATACAGCAATTGCTCAAGAGCACTACAGTGAGGGTAAAAGTTTACAATACTACCTCCGTGGTGGGTTAAGTTTGCAATTTGGCTCTCATCAAAATAGAGTAGGTATAAATCTTAGTACTTCTTTAGGACAATCCTATGCTAATATAAGTTTTCGATATGATTTGCTTTATACTTTTAAAGATTTGGGATATTATGAGAAGTCATTTCAGCATATAGTAGGATTAAAATTTGCCACAGCATTTGAAGAAAAGCTTATTAATTTTCGACCTATTATAAATTCTCCATTCAGCAGTCAAGCTTTCTATGAATTCCATTATCAGTACCGATACTATTTTAATAAGTGGAATACTAACCAACCCACAGGTGAAATAGGATTAAATTTTGGCCATTTTTTTCTGCATCACGAGAATGATCTATTGGCAGCGAAATCAGTCGATAAATTTAGAACAGCTGCTATGCGAATTGGATATCAAGACTCAATTCATAGTATTGCTACTTCATTCATTTTCTGGACAGGCAATAAGGATCATCCAAATACCAAAAGAATTAATTCATCTAAATTTTCACGATACGGCTATTTCGATTTAAGCGATACGCCTTTCGGGAAATACTCTCATGGAATTCTCGATATTGATTTCTCCAGACAATTACCTTTTGCAAATCAGATAAGATTTTCAGTTGGATATGATCATGAAAAAATCAGGAATTCAATACAAAATAAATTTATGCATGACTTACCCATTTGGCCCAGAAAATGGAATACAGCAAAAAGCCGTCATGTTCCTATGGTAGATCAGGATGGAAATTCATTTCTTTATAAAGAGAATCAAGAGCTAAGAGAAGGGCAGTTTTATTGGGGTATTTTTCTAAATAGTCCTAATTTTTATTAA
- a CDS encoding DUF481 domain-containing protein, with the protein MKYFILAIFICFSHFGFSQILNLQNSKIEKDSSLIKGNVTASLSMYNRSAAANEPVEFFGYNLKSSIALFLKNSRLAFINDFSYLKINEDPFLNTGFQHLRYSMFEDKRVHPEAFVQFQYDNFRGLFPRWIAGVGLRHDLVKTEDFSFFFSPGIMWEYEAWMIPNTEDEVKVSFLKSTNYIGFRWDVNEFLDINTINYYQTTYDSDAELWRNRYSIELNINSKITERLGINNSFTLSYEDEPIVPITQTIYNFTAGINYKF; encoded by the coding sequence ATGAAGTATTTCATATTAGCCATTTTTATATGTTTTTCACATTTTGGTTTTTCACAAATTCTAAATCTCCAAAATTCTAAAATCGAAAAGGATAGTAGTTTGATCAAAGGGAATGTGACGGCTAGTTTATCAATGTACAATAGAAGTGCAGCTGCAAATGAACCTGTAGAATTTTTTGGATATAATTTAAAATCAAGCATTGCTTTATTCCTTAAAAATTCACGACTCGCTTTTATAAATGATTTTTCTTACTTAAAGATTAATGAAGATCCATTTTTAAATACTGGCTTTCAGCATTTACGATATAGTATGTTTGAAGATAAGAGAGTACACCCAGAAGCTTTTGTTCAATTTCAATATGACAATTTTAGAGGCTTATTTCCACGTTGGATTGCAGGTGTAGGCCTAAGACATGATTTAGTGAAAACTGAGGATTTTAGTTTCTTTTTTAGCCCGGGAATTATGTGGGAATATGAAGCATGGATGATCCCAAATACTGAGGACGAGGTGAAAGTTAGCTTTTTGAAATCCACTAATTACATTGGTTTCCGATGGGACGTAAATGAATTTCTGGATATAAATACCATTAATTACTATCAAACTACTTATGACAGTGATGCTGAGCTCTGGAGAAATCGTTATAGCATTGAGCTCAATATCAATTCAAAAATTACAGAGCGATTAGGAATCAACAATAGTTTTACCTTGTCTTATGAAGATGAGCCTATAGTACCCATAACGCAAACAATTTATAACTTTACCGCTGGGATTAATTATAAGTTTTAG